Proteins encoded in a region of the Atopobium sp. oral taxon 416 genome:
- a CDS encoding metallophosphoesterase, producing MAKQVAVVSDTHGFLSKDLLKHLQHADLIVHAGDICSSEDIKTLENIALLKLCLGNNDYGFSFAPQVKKNLHFIYGGLLWQVCHYRERLMPQLGGIEICGHTHKPFIDQSKKRLLVMNPGSPTFPRAEDGPTMGWIVVDSGEVQDAKIIHLDPASIGFSW from the coding sequence GTGGCAAAACAGGTCGCAGTCGTATCCGATACACACGGCTTTCTCAGTAAAGATTTGCTTAAGCATCTCCAGCATGCCGACCTGATCGTGCATGCTGGAGACATCTGTTCCTCTGAGGATATCAAAACACTGGAAAACATTGCCCTATTGAAGCTCTGTCTCGGTAACAATGATTACGGCTTTTCCTTTGCCCCTCAGGTGAAGAAGAATCTTCACTTCATCTATGGGGGATTGCTGTGGCAGGTCTGCCACTATCGGGAGCGTTTGATGCCCCAGCTCGGCGGTATCGAGATCTGCGGTCATACGCACAAACCCTTTATCGACCAATCCAAGAAGCGCCTTTTGGTGATGAATCCTGGTTCTCCAACCTTCCCGCGCGCTGAAGATGGCCCGACTATGGGATGGATTGTCGTGGATAGCGGAGAAGTGCAGGATGCAAAGATTATCCACTTGGATCCTGCCTCTATCGGCTTCTCATGGTGA
- a CDS encoding phosphatase PAP2 family protein has protein sequence MKASPSSDTFIEILRRNKAYIFALIALMILFAILEDLFTGNILHMDGIAYNLFVVKLRRRWLTPYMEQFSDLASPVILGVFCLIVISLTSGERLGRCILINLVCAVALNFILKDIIRRPRPEGFRLISEVGFSFPSGHSMVAMAFFGLIVWIIWVYQKNRALKYISCALLCFVIAMVGISRIYLGVHYASDVVSGFCISLLWLVFYTHTIAPYYMGTHVTHAFNKEAQPKHMKA, from the coding sequence GTGAAAGCCTCCCCATCATCCGACACTTTTATCGAGATACTCAGGCGAAATAAGGCGTATATCTTCGCACTGATAGCACTCATGATCCTCTTCGCAATCCTCGAAGACCTCTTTACCGGGAACATCCTCCATATGGATGGAATAGCCTACAACCTCTTTGTCGTGAAACTGCGCCGCAGATGGCTCACTCCTTATATGGAACAGTTTTCCGATCTTGCCTCCCCTGTCATCCTGGGAGTGTTCTGTTTGATTGTCATTTCCCTCACTTCCGGGGAGAGACTGGGACGCTGCATTCTGATCAATCTGGTCTGCGCCGTAGCGTTGAATTTCATTCTCAAAGATATCATCCGGCGTCCCCGCCCGGAAGGTTTCCGCCTGATCAGCGAGGTCGGCTTTAGTTTCCCCTCAGGCCATTCAATGGTAGCGATGGCATTCTTTGGATTGATTGTCTGGATAATTTGGGTCTATCAGAAAAATAGGGCACTCAAGTATATCTCATGTGCCCTGCTGTGTTTTGTAATCGCAATGGTCGGCATCAGTCGTATCTATCTTGGTGTTCACTATGCCTCTGATGTGGTATCGGGCTTTTGCATCTCACTGCTCTGGCTCGTGTTCTATACTCACACGATCGCTCCATACTACATGGGTACGCACGTAACCCATGCTTTCAACAAGGAGGCACAACCGAAGCATATGAAAGCGTAA
- a CDS encoding transposase encodes MELDDLLRETLDEYLASYKEHSSKIERFDKRIEELAGDDDYKESVKKLGCLLGIKTHTAPSLIVETGDFSRFAKGNTYAAFLELAPGESSSGTKIQRSGISKAGNSHLRTLLIEGAKGICKGQIRHKSKELRCRQDGNTADVIAYADRANTRLRSKYYRMIRHGKKRNVAVAAVARELACFVWGMMTGTIAFREA; translated from the coding sequence TTGGAACTGGATGATCTGCTGCGCGAGACCCTCGACGAGTATCTGGCATCCTATAAGGAACACTCATCAAAGATCGAACGCTTCGACAAACGGATCGAGGAACTTGCTGGCGATGATGATTACAAGGAAAGTGTCAAAAAGCTTGGCTGTCTTCTCGGTATAAAGACTCATACGGCACCTTCACTGATTGTAGAAACCGGCGATTTCAGTCGTTTTGCCAAAGGCAATACCTATGCTGCATTCCTCGAGCTTGCGCCGGGAGAATCTTCCAGTGGAACAAAGATCCAACGTAGCGGAATTTCAAAAGCTGGCAACAGTCATCTTCGTACGCTTCTCATTGAAGGGGCAAAAGGAATCTGCAAGGGACAGATCAGACATAAATCCAAGGAACTGCGCTGCAGGCAGGACGGAAATACAGCTGATGTCATTGCATATGCTGACAGAGCAAACACAAGACTTCGAAGCAAGTATTACCGCATGATCCGCCATGGGAAAAAAAGAAATGTAGCGGTTGCTGCAGTTGCCAGGGAACTTGCCTGCTTTGTATGGGGAATGATGACAGGCACTATCGCTTTCAGAGAAGCCTAA